AGTTAAGTTCGGACACACATATTGTCTTGTTTCAACTTCTCATGAATTCTCTAATATGCTGCGCAACATATGTACTTTTAGCAATAGGCAGCATATGCCTAACATTAGGAACGATAATTAAATTTGAGTTTTTAATTGCTTTATGCATTTTAGTGGAATACTCCGGCAATGTAAGAATATCATCACTGCCTACCATAATTAATGTTGGAATAGTAATATGACTCATGACGTTTTCTATATCAAGCTTAATATCAATTTCGAAATCTTTTAATATTACCTCTGCTGGCTCAAAAGTTAAAAGATCTGCCCATACATCAATATTGGTCAAAGAACCACAACATTGAATAAGATACAGCCAATTTACTTTTTTCTCTCGAACCATGTTATGAATTTTTCTATCAAATTTATAAAATTTAGCACCTGAGCTTATGATAACATTCATTTTGACTGAAGGTACCCTCTTAGCGGCAACCCCCAGACATATTGTACCGCCCAAAGAGTGCCCTATTAATCTAACGTTATCCAACTGAGTAACAAATTCTGCCACGGCAGCAATATAATCTTCTACTTTTGTACAATGTCTGTTTTCGGATTGGCCATGATCGGGCAAATCTATGAGATAACAATTAAAGTCTTTCAACTTTTTCGCAAGTGGTCGTAAAAACATACGGTTACAACCTGATCCATGAACAAACACCAGGTTCTCTTTACTTGCCGAATTCTCAATGAATTCATAATGGATACCATTGATTTTGTTATACATAATATAGTTTCTCCCAATACAATATAGTTTCTCCCAATACATTGAATAAAGTTTTACTAGTACCGTGACAAAGCTATATTTTAGGCAATTTACTCGTTTAGAAAATAGAGATTGATTTTCTCCCCGTTATTTAGAACTGATACAGTATGGAACACATACTGTATCCAGCTCCGACAGAACATAGGATCACTTTAGAACCTTTTTGTACCCGCTTTGTGCGAATGGCGTTTCGAAGGCCAAATATGGGGCTTGTAGTTCCGGTATAACCGAATTTATCACCTACATAAGAGTAATTGGTAGGATCTACACTCAATTTTTTGAGAGTATCCTCAGAATCTGGTTTTGAAAACTGAGAAAATACAAAATGATCAACATCAGCAGGCGTTAATCCATGATCCGCCAGATTATTTCTAATAAGCTTTGCCCAGTTATCAGATAAAAAAGTAAA
This window of the Methylomusa anaerophila genome carries:
- a CDS encoding alpha/beta fold hydrolase, whose protein sequence is MYNKINGIHYEFIENSASKENLVFVHGSGCNRMFLRPLAKKLKDFNCYLIDLPDHGQSENRHCTKVEDYIAAVAEFVTQLDNVRLIGHSLGGTICLGVAAKRVPSVKMNVIISSGAKFYKFDRKIHNMVREKKVNWLYLIQCCGSLTNIDVWADLLTFEPAEVILKDFEIDIKLDIENVMSHITIPTLIMVGSDDILTLPEYSTKMHKAIKNSNLIIVPNVRHMLPIAKSTYVAQHIREFMRS